The following are from one region of the Bradyrhizobium septentrionale genome:
- a CDS encoding multidrug efflux RND transporter permease subunit, with protein MPSFFIDRPIFAWVVALFICLVGAISIPLLAVAQYPIIAPPSILISTSYPGASPENLYNSVTRLIEEELNGAANILNFESTSDSLGQVEIIANFKPGTDTSQASVEVQNRLKRVEARLPRAVIQQGILVEEASSAVLQIITLNSTDGSLDEVGLGDFMIRNVLGEVRRIPGVGRATLYSTERSLRIWIDPAKLVGYGLSADDVNKAITAQNAQVASGSIGAEPSTDMQKISAQVLVKGQLSSPDEFGAIILRANPDGSTVRLRDVARIEIGGLSYQFNTRLNGKPTAGLSVLLSPKGNALATASAVEAKMKELSRFFPANIGYEIPYNITPVVKASIEKVLMTLVEAVVLVFIVMFLFLQNIRYTIIPTIVVPVALLGTCATLMVVGFSINMLTMFGMVLAVGILVDDAIVVVENVERIMAEEGLPPKEATKKAMSQITGAIIGITLVLMAVFVPMAFFPGSVGIIYRQFSVTMVAAIAFSALLALSLTPALCATLLKPVEKGHGHARRGVFGWFNRVLDSSRAGYVSTVQAGLKRTGRLMLIYLVLFAGVAYGFVRLPGGFLPVDDQGFITTDVQTPSESSYARTEAAVEQVEKYLKTRAGIENVTFLTGFSFLGQGMNTAQAFITLKDWSERGPKDSAAAIVADINRDLSSSIRDARISALQPPPIDNLGNSSGFSFRLEDRGQKGYAALIAASDRLIAEANASAVLQKVYVEGLPPAPQVNLMIDREKAGAFGLTFEDINNTISTNLGSNYINDFPNRGRMQRVIVQADKTSRMNADDILNYNVKNSRGQLVPFSAFATIEWSKGPTQIAGFNYYPAVRISGEARPGFTSGDAIAEMERLADKLPRGFGYEWTGQSLQEKLSGSQAPFLLALSVLVVFLLLAALYESWTIPLAVLLTIPLGILGAVVAATMRGLSNDVYFTVGLITIIGLAAKDAILIIEFAKDLRAQGKPLVEATIEACSLRFRPILMTGLAFVCGVLPMAIATGAGGASQQALGTSVMGGMIAVVILALLLVPVFFVSVQRVLAGDRERAPEQGAVHSPSAPAKGGALNGHGRA; from the coding sequence ATGCCCAGCTTCTTCATCGACAGGCCGATCTTCGCCTGGGTCGTCGCGCTGTTCATCTGTCTGGTCGGTGCGATCTCGATTCCGCTGCTCGCGGTCGCCCAATATCCGATCATCGCGCCGCCCTCGATCTTGATCTCGACGAGCTATCCCGGCGCGTCGCCTGAAAACCTCTACAACAGCGTGACGCGGCTGATCGAGGAGGAGCTCAACGGCGCCGCCAACATCCTGAACTTCGAATCGACCTCCGACTCGCTCGGCCAGGTCGAGATCATCGCCAATTTCAAGCCGGGCACCGACACCAGCCAGGCCTCGGTCGAGGTGCAGAACCGCCTTAAGCGCGTCGAGGCGCGGCTGCCGCGCGCCGTGATCCAGCAGGGCATCCTGGTCGAGGAAGCCTCCTCTGCCGTGCTGCAGATCATCACGCTGAACTCGACCGACGGCTCGCTGGATGAAGTCGGCCTCGGCGACTTCATGATCCGCAACGTGCTGGGCGAGGTGCGCCGCATCCCCGGCGTCGGCCGGGCTACGCTGTATTCGACCGAGCGCAGCCTGCGCATCTGGATCGATCCGGCCAAGCTGGTCGGCTACGGCCTCTCCGCCGACGACGTCAACAAGGCGATCACGGCGCAGAACGCCCAGGTCGCCTCCGGCAGCATCGGCGCCGAGCCGAGCACCGATATGCAGAAGATCTCCGCGCAGGTGCTGGTGAAGGGCCAGCTCTCCTCGCCCGACGAGTTCGGCGCGATCATCCTGCGTGCCAACCCGGACGGCTCGACGGTCCGCCTGCGCGACGTCGCTCGGATCGAGATCGGCGGCCTCAGCTATCAGTTCAACACCCGTCTGAACGGCAAGCCGACCGCGGGCCTCTCGGTGCTGCTGTCGCCGAAGGGCAATGCGCTGGCGACCGCGAGCGCGGTCGAGGCCAAGATGAAGGAGCTGTCGCGCTTCTTCCCGGCCAATATCGGCTACGAGATCCCCTACAACATCACCCCCGTCGTCAAGGCCTCGATCGAGAAAGTTTTGATGACGCTGGTCGAGGCGGTGGTGCTGGTGTTCATCGTGATGTTCCTGTTCCTGCAGAACATCCGCTACACCATCATTCCGACCATCGTGGTTCCGGTGGCGCTGCTCGGGACTTGCGCCACGCTGATGGTCGTGGGCTTCTCGATCAACATGCTGACCATGTTCGGCATGGTGCTGGCGGTCGGCATCCTGGTCGACGACGCCATCGTCGTGGTCGAGAACGTCGAGCGAATCATGGCCGAGGAAGGCCTGCCGCCGAAGGAGGCCACCAAAAAGGCGATGTCGCAGATCACCGGCGCCATCATCGGCATCACGCTGGTGCTGATGGCGGTGTTCGTGCCGATGGCGTTCTTCCCCGGCTCGGTCGGCATCATCTACCGCCAGTTCTCGGTCACCATGGTGGCGGCGATCGCGTTCTCGGCGCTGCTCGCGCTGTCGCTGACGCCGGCGCTGTGCGCGACCTTGCTCAAGCCGGTCGAGAAGGGCCACGGCCATGCCCGCAGGGGTGTGTTCGGCTGGTTCAACCGTGTGCTCGACTCCAGCCGCGCCGGCTATGTCAGCACGGTGCAGGCCGGACTGAAGCGCACCGGCCGCCTGATGCTGATCTATCTCGTGCTGTTCGCAGGCGTCGCCTATGGCTTCGTGCGGCTGCCCGGCGGCTTCCTGCCGGTCGACGACCAGGGCTTCATCACGACCGACGTGCAGACGCCGTCGGAGTCGTCCTATGCCCGCACCGAAGCTGCGGTCGAGCAGGTCGAGAAGTACCTGAAGACCCGTGCCGGCATCGAGAACGTCACGTTCCTGACCGGCTTCAGCTTCCTCGGCCAGGGCATGAACACCGCGCAGGCCTTCATCACGCTGAAGGACTGGTCGGAGCGCGGCCCGAAGGATTCCGCTGCCGCGATCGTTGCCGACATCAACCGCGACCTGTCGTCGTCGATCCGCGACGCCAGGATTTCGGCGCTGCAGCCGCCGCCGATCGACAATCTCGGTAACTCCTCGGGCTTCTCGTTCCGCCTGGAGGATCGCGGCCAGAAGGGCTATGCGGCGCTGATCGCCGCATCCGACCGCCTGATCGCGGAGGCCAATGCCAGTGCCGTGCTGCAGAAGGTCTATGTCGAAGGCCTGCCGCCGGCGCCGCAGGTCAATCTGATGATCGACCGCGAGAAGGCGGGCGCGTTCGGTCTCACCTTCGAGGACATCAACAACACGATCTCGACCAATCTCGGCTCGAACTACATCAACGACTTCCCGAACCGCGGACGCATGCAGCGCGTCATCGTGCAGGCCGACAAGACCAGCCGCATGAACGCGGACGACATCCTGAATTACAACGTCAAGAACAGCCGCGGCCAGCTGGTGCCGTTCTCGGCCTTCGCCACCATCGAGTGGTCGAAGGGGCCGACGCAAATTGCGGGCTTCAACTACTATCCGGCGGTGCGCATCTCCGGCGAGGCGCGGCCCGGCTTCACCTCGGGTGATGCGATCGCCGAGATGGAGCGGCTTGCCGACAAGCTGCCGCGCGGCTTCGGCTACGAGTGGACCGGCCAGTCGCTGCAGGAGAAACTGTCGGGCTCGCAGGCACCCTTCCTGCTCGCGCTGTCGGTGCTGGTGGTGTTCCTGCTGCTCGCCGCGCTCTATGAGAGCTGGACCATTCCGCTCGCGGTTCTACTCACGATTCCGCTCGGCATTCTCGGCGCGGTGGTGGCCGCAACGATGCGCGGCCTGTCCAACGACGTCTATTTCACGGTCGGCCTGATCACCATCATCGGTCTCGCTGCCAAGGACGCGATCCTGATCATCGAATTCGCCAAGGATCTGCGCGCGCAGGGCAAGCCGCTGGTCGAGGCGACCATCGAGGCGTGCAGCCTCCGATTCCGCCCGATCCTGATGACCGGCCTCGCCTTCGTCTGCGGCGTGCTGCCGATGGCGATCGCGACCGGCGCCGGCGGCGCCAGCCAGCAGGCGCTCGGCACGTCGGTGATGGGCGGCATGATCGCCGTGGTGATCCTGGCGCTGTTGCTGGTGCCGGTGTTCTTCGTCAGCGTGCAGCGCGTGCTGGCGGGGGATCGGGAGAGGGCGCCGGAGCAGGGTGCGGTGCACAGCCCGTCTGCGCCGGCAAAGGGGGGCGCACTAAATGGTCATGGCCGGGCATAG
- a CDS encoding tetratricopeptide repeat protein, which produces MKWLRPIGVALGCTMLASGAMAQLSITPPAQTPPPAQKEAPKEKPKVHAPVAKKPTPKPAASATPSPTPSPTPTPDDPNVDLVYGAYQRGMYKTAFDLATARAQNNNDAKAMTMLGELYANGLGVKRDYVKADEWYKRAADAGDREAMFALAMMRIAGRGGTVDKDSAVKLLASSAKLGEPKAAYNLALLYLDGQTLPQDLKRSAELLRMAADAGSPEAQYALATFYKEGTGVPKDLEKAARLLQAASLADNVDAEVEYAIALYNGSGTPRNVPAAVAMLRKAARQNSAIAQNRLAHVLATGAGAPVDKVEALKWHTVAKTAGKGDPDLDDILADMSPEDRAKGEAAARKWIGNNVK; this is translated from the coding sequence ATGAAATGGCTGCGTCCGATAGGTGTTGCGCTCGGCTGCACGATGCTGGCGAGCGGCGCGATGGCGCAGCTCTCGATCACGCCGCCGGCCCAGACGCCGCCGCCTGCGCAGAAGGAGGCGCCGAAAGAGAAGCCGAAGGTGCATGCGCCGGTTGCGAAGAAGCCGACGCCGAAGCCTGCCGCCTCGGCGACGCCCAGCCCGACGCCCTCGCCAACCCCGACGCCTGATGATCCCAATGTCGACCTCGTCTACGGCGCCTATCAGCGCGGCATGTACAAGACGGCGTTCGACCTCGCGACCGCGCGCGCGCAGAACAACAACGATGCCAAGGCGATGACGATGCTGGGCGAGCTCTATGCCAACGGGCTCGGCGTCAAGCGCGACTACGTCAAGGCCGACGAATGGTACAAACGCGCCGCCGATGCCGGCGACCGCGAGGCGATGTTCGCGCTCGCGATGATGCGGATCGCGGGCCGCGGCGGCACGGTGGACAAGGATTCCGCGGTCAAGCTTTTGGCATCGTCGGCCAAGCTCGGCGAACCCAAGGCGGCCTATAATCTCGCGCTGCTCTATCTCGACGGCCAGACCCTGCCGCAGGACCTCAAGCGCTCCGCCGAATTGCTGCGGATGGCCGCCGACGCCGGCAGCCCCGAGGCACAATACGCGCTCGCCACCTTCTACAAGGAAGGCACCGGCGTGCCGAAGGACCTCGAAAAGGCGGCGCGGCTGCTGCAGGCCGCCTCGCTGGCCGACAATGTCGATGCCGAGGTCGAATATGCTATCGCGCTCTACAACGGCTCCGGCACGCCGCGGAACGTGCCGGCGGCGGTGGCCATGCTGCGCAAGGCGGCCCGGCAGAACAGCGCGATCGCGCAAAACCGCCTCGCCCACGTGCTGGCGACCGGCGCCGGCGCGCCGGTGGACAAGGTCGAGGCGCTGAAATGGCACACCGTCGCCAAGACCGCCGGCAAGGGCGACCCCGATCTCGACGACATCCTCGCCGATATGAGTCCGGAAGACCGCGCCAAGGGTGAGGCAGCTGCCCGGAAATGGATCGGAAACAACGTCAAATGA
- a CDS encoding VOC family protein: MLDHVTIGISDIERSKAFYDVALRSLGISRLYAEGPEFAGYGVGPKAFFWIGRRDTPQTGAHIAFTASDRATVDRFYEDAIRAGGRDNGRPGIRPHYHANYYGAFVLDPDGHNIEAVCHAPQD, translated from the coding sequence GTGCTGGACCACGTGACCATCGGCATCAGCGATATCGAGCGATCCAAGGCGTTCTATGACGTGGCCTTGCGGTCGCTCGGCATCAGCCGCCTGTACGCCGAAGGACCGGAGTTCGCGGGTTATGGCGTTGGCCCGAAGGCGTTCTTCTGGATCGGCCGCCGCGACACGCCGCAGACCGGCGCCCACATCGCCTTCACCGCAAGCGATCGCGCCACCGTCGATCGCTTCTACGAGGACGCGATCAGGGCCGGCGGCAGGGACAATGGACGGCCGGGAATTCGGCCGCACTATCATGCAAACTACTACGGCGCCTTCGTGCTCGATCCCGACGGCCACAACATCGAGGCCGTCTGTCACGCGCCGCAGGACTGA
- a CDS encoding inositol monophosphatase family protein encodes MLYSALINVMVKAARRAGRSLKRDLGEIEHLQVSLKGPANFVSLADKRAEEMLYTDLEKARPGYGFLGEEGGQREGSDKSHTWIVDPLDGTTNFLHGIPQFAISIGLKREDTIIAGVIYNPANDELYIAERGKGAFLNDQRLRVAGRRQLNECVVACGLPHIGRGNHQLALQEMAALQTKVAGFRRFGAASLDLAFVAAGRLDGFWERNLQPWDIAAGQIMVREAGGTVSGIQGNDDPLQTGHVVCGNEFVHGELIKILKPLGH; translated from the coding sequence ATGCTCTACTCCGCCCTCATCAATGTCATGGTCAAGGCCGCGCGCCGCGCCGGCCGCAGCCTCAAGCGCGACCTCGGCGAGATCGAACATCTCCAGGTGTCGCTGAAGGGGCCGGCGAACTTCGTCTCGCTCGCCGACAAGCGCGCCGAGGAGATGCTCTACACCGACCTCGAAAAGGCCCGGCCCGGTTACGGGTTCCTCGGCGAGGAAGGCGGCCAGCGCGAAGGCTCGGACAAGAGCCACACCTGGATCGTCGATCCCTTGGACGGCACCACCAACTTCCTGCACGGCATCCCGCAATTCGCGATCTCGATCGGGCTCAAGCGCGAGGACACGATCATCGCCGGCGTGATCTACAATCCCGCCAATGACGAACTCTACATCGCCGAGCGCGGCAAGGGCGCGTTCCTCAACGACCAGCGGCTGCGCGTCGCCGGCCGCCGCCAGCTCAACGAATGCGTGGTCGCCTGCGGCCTGCCGCATATCGGCCGCGGCAATCACCAGCTGGCGCTGCAGGAGATGGCCGCGCTGCAGACCAAGGTCGCGGGCTTCCGCCGCTTCGGCGCCGCCTCGCTCGACCTCGCCTTCGTCGCCGCCGGCCGGCTCGACGGCTTTTGGGAGCGCAATCTGCAGCCCTGGGACATCGCGGCGGGCCAGATCATGGTCCGCGAAGCCGGCGGCACCGTCTCCGGCATCCAGGGCAATGACGACCCGTTGCAGACCGGCCACGTCGTCTGCGGCAACGAGTTCGTGCACGGCGAGCTGATCAAGATTTTGAAGCCGCTCGGGCATTGA
- a CDS encoding flagellar motor protein MotA — protein sequence MPPSRSDMEIELSKLSSPRIFLVRMLVFLVLCGLVGVVLYKQIVTAFFANPGLNALIGAVLLIGIILAFRQVIRLYPEVAWVNNFRIADPGLAIDRRPKLLAPMAAILGGERSGRMSISQQTMRHLLDSIATRLDEARDISRYMTGLLVFLGLLGTFWGLIETVGSVGKVIDGLKVGGDSGALFDTLKEGLAAPLGGMGISFSSSLFGLAGSLILGFLDLQSSQAQNRFYTDLEDWLATTVRGISGDESGVTGDMQGAIDRLRTALEDGSGGGRNTTAAMANLAEAIQGLVAHMRTEQQMIREWADGQGEQNREIKRLLERLARQPEKS from the coding sequence ATGCCCCCTTCCCGCTCCGATATGGAGATCGAACTGAGCAAACTGTCCTCGCCCCGGATCTTCCTGGTGCGGATGCTGGTGTTCCTGGTGCTTTGCGGCCTGGTCGGGGTCGTGCTGTACAAGCAGATCGTCACCGCCTTCTTCGCCAATCCCGGCCTGAACGCCCTGATCGGCGCGGTGCTCTTGATCGGCATCATCCTGGCGTTCCGCCAGGTGATCCGGCTCTATCCCGAGGTCGCCTGGGTCAATAATTTCCGCATCGCCGATCCCGGGCTTGCGATCGACCGCCGCCCGAAGCTGCTTGCCCCCATGGCCGCCATCCTCGGCGGCGAGCGCTCGGGCCGGATGTCGATCTCGCAGCAGACCATGCGGCATCTGCTCGATTCGATCGCAACCCGGCTCGATGAAGCCCGCGACATCTCGCGCTACATGACCGGCCTTTTGGTGTTCCTCGGCCTGCTCGGCACTTTCTGGGGCCTGATCGAGACGGTGGGCTCGGTCGGCAAGGTGATCGACGGGCTCAAGGTCGGCGGCGATTCCGGCGCATTGTTCGATACGCTGAAGGAGGGGCTGGCCGCCCCGCTCGGCGGCATGGGCATCTCGTTCTCGTCCTCGCTGTTCGGCCTCGCCGGCTCCCTGATCCTCGGTTTCCTCGATCTGCAATCGAGCCAGGCCCAGAACCGCTTCTACACCGACCTCGAGGACTGGCTCGCCACCACCGTGCGCGGCATTTCCGGCGACGAAAGTGGCGTCACCGGCGACATGCAGGGGGCGATCGACCGCCTCCGGACTGCGCTCGAGGACGGAAGCGGCGGCGGCCGCAACACTACGGCGGCGATGGCCAATCTCGCGGAGGCGATCCAGGGGCTGGTCGCGCATATGCGCACCGAGCAGCAGATGATCCGCGAATGGGCCGACGGCCAGGGCGAGCAGAACCGCGAGATCAAGCGGCTGCTCGAGCGCCTTGCCCGACAGCCCGAGAAGAGTTGA
- a CDS encoding efflux RND transporter periplasmic adaptor subunit has protein sequence MSGLRAQSACIALMLAVTAPLLAGCDEPSTAAAAVQASPEPDVSVVTVKPQVRAMVRELPGRIAPTRVSEVRPRVSGIVVNRMFHQGSEVKVGDPLYQIDPRPFEVELQSTEAALARAKAVQEQASLQARRIATLTAQRAAAEAENEKAIATLKGAEADVQGREADVARARLNLDYATIRAPIDGTIGAALVSEGALVVQNDAASLATIQQLDPIYADFQQSVTEMNQLRRAFESGDLDRIASDAMKVRLVLDDGSIYPIPGKLLFSDAKVDAHTGQVTLRGEFPNPNRILLPGMYVRVQIEQGIDSDAIAVPQQAIQRNGGGGSEVFVVKDDNLVAVQPVRTGSLQGGHWFVTEGLKAGDMVVVEGFQKFAAGDKVRPQAWRDIDAAAMTDSQQTAHAVR, from the coding sequence ATGTCTGGACTTCGCGCGCAATCGGCATGCATTGCTCTGATGCTGGCCGTGACGGCGCCACTGCTTGCTGGCTGCGACGAGCCGAGTACTGCAGCCGCCGCCGTACAAGCATCACCCGAGCCGGACGTCAGTGTCGTCACTGTGAAGCCGCAGGTGCGCGCGATGGTGCGCGAGCTGCCGGGCCGCATCGCACCGACCCGCGTTTCCGAGGTGCGCCCGCGCGTCTCCGGCATCGTCGTGAACCGCATGTTCCATCAGGGCAGCGAGGTGAAGGTCGGCGATCCCTTGTACCAGATCGATCCGCGCCCATTCGAAGTCGAATTGCAGTCGACCGAGGCGGCGCTGGCGCGCGCCAAGGCGGTGCAGGAGCAGGCGTCGCTGCAGGCGCGCCGTATAGCCACTTTGACTGCCCAGCGCGCGGCGGCGGAAGCCGAGAACGAAAAGGCGATCGCAACCCTGAAGGGGGCCGAAGCCGACGTGCAGGGCCGCGAGGCCGATGTCGCGCGCGCCAGGCTCAATCTGGATTACGCGACGATCCGCGCGCCGATCGACGGCACCATCGGTGCCGCGCTGGTCAGCGAGGGCGCGCTCGTGGTGCAGAACGACGCCGCGAGCCTTGCGACCATCCAGCAGCTCGATCCGATCTATGCCGACTTCCAGCAGTCGGTCACCGAGATGAATCAGCTGCGCCGCGCCTTCGAGAGCGGTGACCTCGACCGCATTGCGTCGGACGCAATGAAGGTCCGCCTCGTGCTCGACGACGGCTCGATCTATCCGATACCGGGCAAGCTGCTGTTCTCCGACGCCAAGGTCGACGCCCATACCGGGCAGGTGACCCTGCGCGGCGAGTTCCCGAATCCCAATCGCATCCTGCTGCCGGGCATGTATGTCCGTGTGCAGATCGAGCAGGGCATCGACTCGGATGCGATCGCGGTGCCGCAGCAGGCGATCCAGCGCAATGGCGGCGGCGGCAGCGAGGTGTTCGTCGTCAAGGACGACAACCTCGTCGCGGTGCAGCCGGTGCGTACCGGCTCGCTGCAGGGCGGCCACTGGTTCGTGACCGAAGGCCTCAAGGCCGGCGACATGGTCGTGGTCGAGGGGTTCCAGAAATTCGCCGCCGGCGACAAGGTGCGGCCGCAGGCCTGGCGTGACATCGACGCTGCTGCAATGACGGATTCGCAGCAGACCGCGCACGCGGTGCGGTGA
- a CDS encoding thiamine phosphate synthase, which produces MATKPVPPRPAPRLYLATPPRDEPAQLAAELAELLVVADVAAVLVRLRESDPRSMISYVKALAPAVQNAGAALLIDGHPDIVARAGADGAHLTGVAAMEEAMPSLKPDRIVGVGGLATRHDSMAAGEAGADYVLFGEPDARGQRPSTEAIAERLQWWDELFEPPCIGFATSREEAEAFAAAGADFVLVGEFIWSDPRGAKAALVEIGEAIAQAHASTFGTARAEGKAEG; this is translated from the coding sequence TTGGCCACCAAGCCCGTTCCGCCGCGGCCGGCGCCGCGCCTCTATCTGGCAACGCCGCCGCGCGATGAGCCCGCGCAGCTTGCGGCCGAGCTTGCCGAGCTGCTTGTCGTGGCTGACGTCGCGGCCGTTCTGGTGCGGCTGCGCGAGAGCGACCCGCGCAGCATGATCTCTTACGTCAAGGCGCTGGCGCCGGCGGTCCAGAACGCGGGCGCAGCGTTATTGATCGACGGCCATCCCGATATCGTGGCTCGTGCCGGCGCCGATGGTGCGCATCTGACCGGCGTCGCCGCGATGGAAGAGGCAATGCCCTCGCTGAAACCCGACCGTATCGTCGGCGTCGGCGGGCTCGCGACGCGCCACGATTCCATGGCCGCAGGAGAGGCCGGTGCCGACTACGTGCTGTTCGGCGAGCCCGATGCCCGGGGACAGCGGCCCTCGACCGAGGCGATCGCCGAGCGGCTGCAATGGTGGGACGAACTGTTCGAGCCGCCTTGCATAGGCTTTGCGACCTCGCGCGAGGAGGCCGAGGCGTTCGCGGCGGCCGGCGCCGATTTCGTGCTGGTCGGAGAATTCATCTGGTCCGATCCGCGCGGCGCCAAGGCTGCGCTCGTCGAGATCGGCGAAGCGATTGCGCAGGCCCATGCCAGCACATTCGGCACGGCCAGGGCCGAGGGAAAGGCCGAGGGATGA
- a CDS encoding class I fructose-bisphosphate aldolase: protein MNLADLNKIALAMVTPGKGILAADESSGTIKKRFDAIKVDSTEDNRRDYREMLFRSQEAMSKYISGVILYDETIWQNAKDGTPLVKLIEQAGSIPGIKVDEGTQALPNCPGELVTVGLDKLAERLKKYYERGARFAKWRAVIDIGSGAGSRGIPTMTAIRVNAHALARYAALCQAAQIVPIVEPEVLMDGDHDIDRCYEVTQRVLNRTFQELRVQRVALEGMILKPNMAISGKKCPKQASVQEVAEKTIRLLKSCVPAAVPGIAFLSGGQSDEEATAHLDAMNKIGHLPWRLTFSYGRALQAAPQKAWSGKPDNVPAGQRAFSHRARMNGLASTGNWEAGLEKQAA, encoded by the coding sequence GGCACCATCAAGAAGCGGTTCGACGCCATCAAGGTCGATTCGACCGAGGACAATCGCCGCGACTATCGCGAGATGCTGTTCCGCTCGCAGGAAGCGATGAGCAAGTATATCTCGGGCGTGATCCTCTACGACGAGACGATCTGGCAGAATGCCAAGGACGGCACGCCGCTGGTCAAGCTGATCGAGCAGGCCGGCAGCATTCCCGGCATCAAGGTCGACGAAGGCACCCAGGCGCTGCCGAATTGTCCGGGCGAACTCGTCACCGTCGGCCTCGACAAGCTCGCCGAGCGACTGAAGAAATATTACGAGCGCGGTGCGCGCTTTGCGAAATGGCGCGCAGTGATCGATATCGGCTCTGGCGCCGGCAGCCGCGGCATCCCCACCATGACCGCGATCCGCGTCAACGCCCATGCGCTGGCGCGCTACGCCGCGCTGTGCCAGGCCGCGCAGATCGTCCCGATCGTCGAGCCGGAAGTGCTGATGGACGGCGATCACGACATCGACCGCTGCTACGAGGTCACGCAGCGCGTGCTGAACCGCACCTTCCAGGAATTGCGGGTGCAGCGCGTGGCGCTGGAAGGCATGATCCTGAAACCGAACATGGCGATCTCGGGCAAGAAGTGCCCGAAGCAGGCGTCGGTGCAGGAAGTCGCCGAGAAGACCATCCGCCTGCTCAAGAGCTGCGTGCCGGCCGCAGTGCCCGGCATCGCCTTCCTCTCCGGCGGGCAGAGCGACGAGGAAGCGACCGCGCATCTCGACGCCATGAACAAGATCGGTCATTTGCCCTGGCGGCTGACCTTCTCCTATGGCCGCGCGCTGCAGGCGGCGCCGCAGAAGGCGTGGTCCGGCAAGCCCGACAACGTCCCTGCGGGCCAGCGCGCCTTTTCGCATCGCGCCCGGATGAACGGGCTGGCAAGCACCGGCAATTGGGAAGCCGGCCTCGAAAAGCAGGCGGCATAG
- a CDS encoding peptidoglycan -binding protein → MALARSRRSESGFNYWPGFVDALSTLVLSIVFLLSVFLVVQFFLSQEVTGKDKALEQLTAKIAQLNELLSLEKLSKLTLDDQISQLRAGLASAEGERDRMKGLYEGLASSGNDAQGRANELNKALESEKSVSSRALAQIEVLNQQISALRRQLAALEEALDASEKRDKESQSRIADLGSRLNVALAQRVQELSKYRSEFFGRLRAILGNRPDIRIVGDRFVFQSEVFFDTGQATLLAEGKTELDTVANALIDLDKQIPAEIAWVLRVDGHTDVRPINSPLFKSNWELSSARAISVVQYLVSLGVPAQRLVAAGFAEFQPLDTAQTEDAYKRNRRIELKLTER, encoded by the coding sequence ATGGCCCTCGCCCGCTCGCGCCGCAGCGAATCCGGCTTCAACTACTGGCCCGGCTTTGTCGACGCGCTGTCGACGCTGGTGCTGTCGATCGTGTTCCTGTTGTCGGTGTTCCTCGTGGTGCAGTTCTTCCTGTCGCAGGAGGTCACCGGCAAGGACAAGGCGCTGGAACAGCTCACCGCCAAGATCGCCCAGCTCAACGAGCTGTTGTCGCTGGAGAAGCTCTCCAAGCTGACGCTCGACGACCAGATCTCGCAGCTCCGCGCCGGGCTCGCCTCCGCCGAAGGCGAGCGCGACCGCATGAAAGGGCTCTATGAGGGGCTCGCCAGTTCCGGCAACGACGCGCAGGGCCGCGCCAACGAGCTCAACAAGGCGCTGGAGTCCGAGAAGAGCGTGTCGTCGCGCGCGCTGGCGCAGATCGAGGTGCTGAACCAGCAGATCAGCGCGCTGCGCCGCCAGCTCGCCGCGCTCGAGGAAGCGCTCGACGCCTCCGAGAAGCGCGACAAGGAATCGCAGAGCCGGATCGCCGATCTCGGCTCGCGCCTCAACGTCGCGCTGGCGCAGCGGGTGCAGGAACTGTCGAAATACCGCTCGGAGTTCTTCGGCCGGCTGCGCGCGATCCTCGGCAACCGGCCGGACATCCGCATCGTCGGCGACCGCTTCGTGTTCCAGTCGGAAGTGTTCTTCGACACCGGCCAGGCGACGCTGCTGGCGGAGGGCAAGACCGAACTCGACACCGTGGCCAATGCGCTGATCGATCTGGACAAGCAGATCCCGGCCGAGATCGCCTGGGTACTGCGGGTCGACGGCCATACCGACGTGCGGCCGATCAACAGCCCGCTGTTCAAGTCGAACTGGGAGCTGTCGTCGGCGCGCGCGATCTCGGTGGTGCAATATCTGGTCTCGCTCGGCGTGCCCGCGCAGCGCCTGGTCGCCGCCGGCTTCGCCGAATTCCAGCCGCTCGACACCGCGCAGACCGAAGACGCCTACAAGCGCAACCGCCGCATCGAGCTGAAGCTGACGGAACGGTAG